In Bacillus sp. NP247, one DNA window encodes the following:
- a CDS encoding ribonuclease J, with translation MKRKENESVKVFALGGVGEIGKNMYCVEIDSEIFIVDAGLMFPGDEMFGIDIVIPDITYLVENQERVKGLFITHGHEDHIGGIVYVLRKLSIPVYATKLTVGLIQEKLGEAGMLGRVDLKTIDSNSTVEFNSTTVSFFGTTHSIPDSVGVCFHTSKGAVVYTGDFKFDQTPIGNSGADLGKMAQIGNEGVLCLLSDSTNAERPGYTGSEKEVGIEISKVFYSSEGRIIVASFASNVHRIQQVFDAAAETGRKVAVVGRSMVKVVDIARRLGYLDVPEGMVISLQEIDNFPEKKVAILTTGSQGEPMAALSRMAKQAHKQISIRKGDTVVIAASPIPGNEISVSKIIDLLFRAGAEVIYYGERKVHVSGHGSQEELKLMINLMKPKYFVPVHGEFRMQKAHAYLAEDVGITRENIFIVEKGDVIAFGDDEAKLAGKVQAGNVLIDGLGVGDVGNIVLRDRKMLSQDGILVVVVTLGKDEKKIISGPEIISRGFVYVRESEALIERSTDIVRMIVEQSIKEYTIEWSMLKQNIRELLGQFLYEETKRKPMILPIIMEV, from the coding sequence ATGAAGAGAAAAGAGAATGAGTCTGTTAAAGTATTTGCTCTTGGCGGAGTAGGTGAAATCGGAAAAAACATGTACTGTGTTGAAATTGATTCTGAAATCTTTATTGTAGATGCAGGATTGATGTTCCCGGGAGATGAAATGTTTGGGATTGATATTGTTATTCCTGACATTACATATTTAGTAGAAAATCAAGAGCGAGTAAAAGGACTATTTATTACCCATGGTCATGAAGATCATATAGGTGGAATTGTTTATGTGCTTCGTAAATTATCTATTCCAGTATATGCGACGAAATTAACGGTAGGACTTATACAAGAAAAGCTTGGCGAAGCAGGAATGTTAGGCCGTGTAGACTTAAAAACAATTGACTCGAATTCAACAGTAGAGTTTAATTCAACAACTGTGTCATTCTTCGGAACGACACATAGTATTCCGGATTCTGTGGGTGTTTGTTTCCATACATCAAAAGGTGCTGTAGTATATACAGGAGACTTTAAATTTGATCAAACTCCAATCGGAAATAGTGGAGCAGATCTTGGGAAAATGGCGCAAATTGGAAATGAAGGCGTACTTTGCTTGTTATCTGATAGTACAAACGCTGAACGTCCTGGTTATACAGGTTCGGAAAAAGAAGTTGGTATAGAGATTTCTAAAGTATTCTATAGTTCAGAAGGACGTATTATTGTTGCTTCATTTGCCTCCAATGTACATCGAATTCAACAAGTGTTTGATGCAGCTGCTGAAACTGGAAGGAAGGTAGCGGTAGTAGGACGTAGTATGGTGAAAGTGGTAGATATTGCAAGACGTCTTGGTTATTTAGATGTTCCAGAAGGTATGGTTATTTCATTACAAGAAATAGACAATTTCCCGGAAAAAAAGGTAGCTATTTTAACGACTGGTAGTCAAGGGGAACCGATGGCAGCCCTTTCTAGAATGGCGAAGCAAGCTCATAAACAAATTTCAATTCGTAAAGGTGATACTGTTGTTATTGCAGCTTCTCCAATTCCAGGAAATGAAATATCAGTATCAAAAATTATTGACTTGTTATTTAGAGCTGGGGCTGAGGTTATTTATTACGGTGAAAGAAAAGTTCACGTTTCAGGTCACGGTAGCCAAGAAGAATTAAAGTTGATGATAAATTTAATGAAGCCGAAGTATTTTGTACCCGTACATGGTGAGTTCCGTATGCAAAAAGCACATGCATATTTAGCGGAAGATGTAGGTATTACGAGAGAGAATATCTTTATCGTAGAAAAAGGTGATGTAATTGCTTTTGGTGACGATGAAGCAAAATTAGCTGGTAAAGTGCAAGCTGGCAATGTTTTAATTGATGGATTAGGTGTAGGTGACGTCGGTAACATCGTTCTTCGAGATAGAAAGATGTTATCTCAAGATGGAATTTTAGTTGTTGTTGTAACACTAGGTAAGGATGAGAAGAAAATAATCTCTGGTCCAGAAATTATTTCACGCGGCTTTGTATATGTTCGTGAATCAGAAGCATTAATCGAACGATCCACAGATATTGTACGTATGATTGTTGAACAATCAATTAAAGAGTATACAATTGAATGGTCTATGTTGAAACAAAATATTCGTGAATTATTAGGGCAGTTCTTGTACGAAGAAACGAAGAGAAAGCCAATGATTTTACCGATTATTATGGAAGTATAA
- the dapG gene encoding aspartate kinase, whose protein sequence is MKIIVQKFGGTSVRDDNGRKHALHHIKKSLAAGYKVVTVVSAMGRKGEPYATDTLLSLVNQEESNISKREQDLLLSCGELISAIVFSNMLNENGIKAAALNGAQAGFVTNGDFTNAKIIEMNCDRIHEELQNVDVIVVTGFQGQTKNGDTTTLGRGGSDTSASALGVALHAEYIDIFTDVEGVMTADPRIVKDARHLQTVTYNEICNMAYQGAKVVHPRAVEIAMHAKVPLRVRSTYSDSEGTLIAAYDGATKGQDVEERPVTGIAHVSNVTQIKVLAKETAYDLQQHVFKEMANEGISVDLINISPTGVAYTVNDSVSARAVELLNQLGYEPIVTEHCAKVSIVGAGMAGIPGVTAKIVTALAEKGIQILQSADSHTTIWVLVKEADLVEAVNALHSAFELSKEKQLEQ, encoded by the coding sequence ATGAAAATTATTGTTCAAAAATTTGGTGGTACATCAGTACGTGATGACAATGGGCGTAAGCATGCGCTTCACCATATAAAAAAATCGTTAGCTGCTGGTTATAAAGTAGTTACTGTCGTATCAGCAATGGGCCGTAAAGGTGAACCGTATGCAACTGATACGTTATTAAGTCTTGTAAATCAAGAGGAATCTAATATTTCTAAACGCGAGCAAGATTTATTATTATCATGCGGAGAATTAATCTCAGCAATCGTTTTCTCGAACATGTTGAATGAGAATGGTATAAAAGCAGCAGCATTAAATGGTGCACAAGCTGGTTTTGTAACGAATGGTGACTTTACGAATGCAAAGATTATTGAAATGAATTGCGATCGTATACATGAAGAGTTACAAAATGTAGATGTTATCGTCGTTACTGGATTCCAAGGTCAAACGAAAAATGGAGATACGACAACACTTGGACGCGGAGGTAGTGATACTTCAGCTTCAGCATTAGGTGTTGCGCTTCATGCTGAATATATCGATATCTTCACAGATGTTGAAGGTGTTATGACTGCGGATCCTCGCATTGTAAAAGATGCGCGTCATCTTCAAACTGTAACATATAACGAGATTTGTAACATGGCTTATCAAGGTGCGAAAGTTGTCCATCCGCGTGCGGTTGAAATCGCGATGCATGCAAAAGTACCACTTCGTGTACGTTCTACGTATTCTGATAGTGAAGGTACGCTTATTGCGGCATATGATGGTGCCACAAAAGGGCAGGATGTAGAAGAACGTCCTGTTACAGGGATTGCCCATGTGTCAAACGTAACGCAAATTAAAGTGCTTGCAAAAGAAACTGCATACGATTTACAACAACATGTGTTTAAAGAAATGGCTAATGAAGGGATTAGTGTGGACTTAATTAACATTTCTCCTACTGGTGTAGCTTATACAGTAAATGATAGTGTATCAGCTCGCGCTGTCGAATTGTTGAATCAACTTGGATATGAGCCAATTGTGACAGAGCATTGTGCGAAAGTATCTATTGTTGGAGCTGGAATGGCAGGTATTCCAGGGGTTACTGCGAAAATCGTCACAGCTTTAGCGGAAAAAGGTATTCAAATTCTGCAATCAGCAGATAGTCATACGACAATTTGGGTTCTTGTAAAAGAAGCCGATTTAGTGGAGGCTGTGAATGCATTACATAGTGCATTTGAGCTTTCAAAAGAAAAGCAACTGGAACAATAA
- a CDS encoding N-acetylmuramoyl-L-alanine amidase — MKKLMKHVTSFLMILVLAVSFTTSAFADRTLIIPDLPKQPYRYGVGAYEGVVAHSTATPEAPAINIQKYESRTWRSAFVHYAVDWNETIQIADTKYIAYGAGPGANKRFVHVELCETRDYEKFKRSYDKYVKLLAKILRDRGLSVEKGLWTHYDVTKYLGGTDHEDPLDYLKSHGVSEGQFRAEVQRAYNNSNVEVSVPEKPSKPAEVPTAVTDGVAYIEGYNVNLRKGPDTSYSNIRQLNKPESYIVWGEKDGWLNLGGEQWIKNDPSYVKFNKKSTVDSSIVGKRVVSKVNNLRFYDVPSWQDKDVAGSVDAGLGFTIDAKINVNGSSQYKVHNSQGKTYYVTANEAYVYVK; from the coding sequence ATGAAAAAGTTAATGAAACATGTTACTTCATTTCTTATGATTCTAGTACTTGCTGTTTCTTTTACAACAAGTGCTTTTGCTGATAGAACGCTTATTATTCCTGATTTACCAAAACAACCATACCGTTATGGTGTAGGTGCTTATGAAGGCGTTGTAGCTCATTCCACAGCAACTCCAGAAGCGCCAGCTATCAATATTCAAAAATACGAGTCTCGTACGTGGCGTTCTGCATTCGTTCACTATGCAGTCGATTGGAACGAAACAATCCAAATCGCTGATACAAAGTACATTGCTTATGGAGCTGGACCAGGAGCAAATAAACGCTTTGTTCATGTAGAGTTATGTGAAACAAGAGATTATGAGAAATTTAAGCGCAGCTATGATAAATACGTAAAGTTACTAGCTAAAATCTTACGTGATCGAGGATTATCTGTAGAAAAAGGATTGTGGACTCACTACGATGTAACGAAATATCTTGGCGGTACAGATCATGAAGATCCACTTGATTACTTAAAATCTCACGGTGTATCTGAAGGGCAATTTAGAGCGGAGGTACAACGAGCATATAATAATTCAAATGTTGAAGTTTCTGTTCCTGAGAAACCTTCTAAACCAGCTGAAGTGCCTACGGCTGTTACTGATGGTGTGGCTTATATTGAAGGTTACAACGTTAACTTACGCAAAGGACCAGATACAAGCTATTCTAATATTCGTCAGTTGAACAAACCAGAATCATATATTGTTTGGGGCGAAAAGGATGGTTGGTTAAATCTTGGCGGTGAGCAATGGATTAAGAACGATCCATCTTATGTTAAGTTTAATAAGAAAAGTACAGTGGATTCTTCTATTGTAGGAAAGCGTGTTGTTTCTAAAGTTAACAATCTACGTTTCTATGATGTTCCATCTTGGCAGGATAAAGATGTTGCTGGTTCTGTGGATGCAGGGTTAGGATTCACAATTGATGCGAAAATAAATGTCAATGGATCGTCACAATATAAAGTACACAACAGCCAGGGTAAAACATACTATGTAACAGCAAATGAAGCCTATGTGTATGTGAAGTAA
- a CDS encoding hemolysin XhlA family protein, translating to MQEIQDLKQEIQQIKLDQKDMQRDIRNIETRTTVNEKDIVNINKQLEKISANTTWILRIIIGAIVTALIGLLLKGGGM from the coding sequence ATGCAAGAAATTCAAGATTTAAAGCAAGAGATCCAACAGATAAAGTTAGATCAAAAAGATATGCAACGAGACATCCGAAACATAGAAACACGTACCACTGTCAATGAAAAGGACATTGTGAATATAAACAAACAGCTTGAGAAGATTAGCGCCAATACTACTTGGATTCTCCGTATCATTATTGGTGCAATCGTAACAGCACTTATCGGTTTATTGTTGAAGGGTGGTGGTATGTAA
- a CDS encoding DNA translocase FtsK, translating to MAKQKQRGTKAKARRTIKPTLYYEIVGLTLFALSIITILQLGVVGKSFVLFFRFFFGEWYIIGVLGVIALSVAFVIKRGWPNLLNKRLIGVYLIVLAILMFSHITLFNLLTKDGAVQNTSVIVSTKDYFFLEMKKGPDSVHLGGGMFGALMFATCYFLFDEVGAYIIGIILVILGILCITNKHIGEVLAPVGRILRSQFQVMQGDYKDWKSQRVAEQTEKKKTTRSKRRERVAEQEEAIEPVEEIEIGPPIISNFTENYPVSEETEKQIEENDLITPPFIEEAVPPTPEEQPQKKRGEKIVESLEGETKAPPMQFSNVENKDYKLPSLDILKFPQNKQVTNENAEIYENARKLERTFQSFGVKAKVTKVHRGPAVTKYEVYPDMGVKVSKIVSLSDDLALALAAKDIRIEAPIPGKSAVGIEVPNSEVSIVTLREVLDSKANNHPEEKLLIGLGRDITGEAVLARLNKMPHLLVAGATGSGKSVCINGIIVSILMRAKPHEVKLMMIDPKMVELNVYNGVPHLLTPVVTDPKKASQALKKVVSEMERRYELFAHSGTRNIEGYNDYIKEHNSQSEAKQPELPYIVVIVDELADLMMVASSDVEDAIMRLAQMARAAGIHLIIATQRPSVDVITGVIKANIPSRIAFAVSSQIDSRTILDGGGAEKLLGRGDMLFIPIGASKPVRVQGAFLSDDEVERVVESVIAQQKAQYQEDMIPQDVPETKQEVEDELYDEAVQLVVEMQTASVSMLQRRFRVGYTRAARLIDAMEMNGIVGPYEGSKPRGVLIKDVQEKSS from the coding sequence ATGGCAAAACAAAAGCAAAGAGGGACGAAGGCAAAGGCAAGACGTACGATAAAGCCAACTTTGTATTATGAAATCGTCGGGTTGACTCTTTTTGCGCTTTCAATTATTACGATTTTACAGCTAGGTGTTGTAGGGAAATCGTTTGTGTTATTTTTTCGCTTCTTCTTTGGTGAGTGGTACATAATTGGTGTGTTAGGTGTAATAGCTTTATCTGTTGCATTTGTAATAAAGCGTGGATGGCCAAACCTTTTAAATAAACGGCTAATAGGTGTTTATTTAATTGTACTAGCAATATTAATGTTTAGTCATATTACATTATTTAACCTTCTTACGAAAGATGGAGCTGTGCAAAATACTTCTGTAATTGTTAGTACAAAAGATTACTTCTTCCTTGAAATGAAAAAGGGCCCGGATAGTGTTCATTTAGGTGGTGGTATGTTCGGTGCACTGATGTTCGCAACGTGCTACTTTTTATTTGACGAAGTAGGGGCATATATCATTGGAATTATTTTAGTTATTCTTGGAATACTTTGTATAACAAATAAGCATATTGGAGAAGTACTTGCTCCGGTAGGGAGAATTCTTAGAAGTCAATTTCAAGTAATGCAAGGGGATTATAAAGATTGGAAATCTCAAAGGGTCGCCGAGCAAACTGAAAAGAAAAAAACAACAAGAAGCAAGAGGCGTGAACGTGTTGCTGAACAAGAAGAAGCTATTGAGCCAGTAGAAGAGATAGAAATTGGTCCACCAATTATTTCAAATTTTACTGAGAATTATCCAGTAAGTGAAGAGACGGAAAAGCAAATAGAAGAAAATGATTTAATCACTCCTCCGTTTATTGAAGAGGCAGTTCCGCCTACGCCAGAAGAACAACCTCAAAAGAAACGAGGAGAAAAAATCGTTGAATCGCTAGAAGGCGAAACGAAAGCACCTCCTATGCAATTTTCTAATGTGGAAAATAAAGATTATAAGCTTCCTTCGCTTGATATATTAAAGTTTCCCCAAAATAAGCAAGTTACAAATGAAAATGCGGAAATTTATGAAAATGCTCGTAAATTGGAACGTACATTCCAAAGTTTTGGTGTGAAAGCGAAAGTAACAAAAGTACATAGAGGTCCTGCAGTTACGAAGTATGAAGTGTATCCTGATATGGGAGTAAAGGTAAGTAAAATTGTTAGTTTAAGTGATGATTTAGCGCTTGCATTAGCAGCGAAAGACATTCGTATTGAAGCACCTATTCCTGGGAAATCAGCTGTAGGGATTGAGGTTCCGAATTCAGAAGTTTCTATAGTAACGCTTAGAGAAGTTCTGGATTCAAAGGCGAATAATCACCCAGAAGAGAAGTTATTAATCGGTCTTGGACGTGATATTACAGGAGAGGCTGTATTGGCACGTTTAAATAAAATGCCCCATTTATTAGTAGCTGGTGCGACTGGTAGTGGGAAGAGTGTATGTATTAATGGAATTATTGTAAGTATTTTAATGCGTGCGAAACCGCATGAAGTAAAATTAATGATGATTGATCCGAAAATGGTAGAGTTAAATGTATATAACGGTGTTCCGCATTTATTAACACCAGTTGTAACTGATCCGAAAAAAGCGTCACAGGCTTTGAAGAAAGTTGTGAGTGAAATGGAGCGTCGTTATGAATTATTCGCGCATAGCGGTACGCGTAACATTGAAGGGTATAACGATTATATTAAAGAACATAATAGCCAATCGGAAGCGAAACAACCTGAATTACCATATATTGTAGTGATTGTGGACGAGTTAGCTGATTTAATGATGGTTGCTTCTTCGGATGTAGAAGATGCAATTATGCGTTTAGCGCAAATGGCACGTGCTGCTGGTATTCATTTAATTATTGCGACTCAGCGCCCGTCAGTTGATGTTATCACCGGTGTTATTAAAGCGAATATTCCATCGCGTATTGCATTTGCTGTATCTTCCCAAATAGACTCTCGAACGATTCTTGACGGTGGTGGTGCAGAGAAGTTGCTAGGTCGTGGAGATATGTTGTTCATACCAATTGGTGCATCGAAACCTGTTCGTGTACAAGGGGCGTTTTTATCAGATGATGAAGTTGAGAGAGTTGTAGAATCTGTTATTGCGCAGCAAAAAGCACAATATCAAGAGGATATGATTCCACAAGATGTTCCTGAAACAAAGCAGGAAGTAGAAGATGAATTATACGATGAAGCGGTTCAGCTTGTAGTAGAAATGCAAACAGCATCTGTTTCTATGTTACAACGTAGATTTAGAGTAGGATATACGCGAGCAGCTCGTTTAATTGATGCCATGGAAATGAATGGTATAGTAGGCCCTTATGAAGGTAGTAAACCAAGGGGAGTACTCATTAAAGATGTGCAAGAAAAAAGTTCTTAA
- the tepA gene encoding translocation-enhancing protein TepA, translating to MTERDRYTNEEKEAEPKEVPKEASIVEKIQQLGQTNVPQMNESRIHCLTIVGQVEGHIQLPPQNKTTKYEHIIPQIVAIEQNPKIEGLLLILNTVGGDVEAGLAISEMVASLSKPTVSLVLGGGHSIGVPIAVSTDYSFIAETATMTIHPIRLTGLVIGVPQTFEYLDKMQERVIRFVTKHSKVTEDRFKELMFAKGNLTRDIGTNVIGGDAVKYGLIDGVGGIGSALRKLNELIDERKDNSAEGAMLQ from the coding sequence ATGACAGAACGTGATCGTTATACAAATGAAGAAAAAGAAGCTGAGCCGAAAGAAGTTCCAAAAGAAGCTTCTATAGTGGAGAAAATTCAGCAACTTGGACAGACGAATGTACCACAAATGAATGAATCGCGTATTCATTGCTTAACAATTGTTGGGCAGGTGGAAGGTCATATTCAGTTGCCACCACAAAATAAAACAACAAAATATGAACACATCATTCCGCAAATTGTCGCCATTGAACAAAATCCGAAAATTGAAGGTTTACTGTTAATATTAAATACAGTTGGAGGTGACGTTGAAGCTGGGTTAGCGATTTCTGAAATGGTGGCCTCGCTTTCAAAACCAACTGTATCTCTTGTTTTAGGAGGAGGGCATTCAATCGGTGTACCGATTGCAGTCTCAACTGATTATTCATTTATTGCCGAAACAGCGACGATGACAATTCATCCGATTCGTTTAACAGGTCTTGTTATAGGTGTGCCGCAAACATTTGAGTATTTGGATAAAATGCAAGAAAGAGTCATTCGATTTGTGACAAAGCATTCGAAAGTAACGGAAGATCGTTTTAAAGAGCTTATGTTTGCAAAAGGGAATTTGACGCGTGATATTGGGACGAATGTAATAGGTGGAGATGCAGTGAAGTATGGTCTTATAGATGGTGTCGGTGGTATTGGTAGCGCACTTCGAAAATTAAACGAATTAATTGATGAACGCAAGGATAATAGTGCAGAAGGGGCAATGCTGCAATGA
- a CDS encoding YlzJ-like family protein, with protein sequence MILYTIMPEQLVYPADYSQCESQKVVNINGVGLVVSEEDNQCYSIVRVLSTNPSHYLEFEPGQKITF encoded by the coding sequence ATGATTTTATATACAATTATGCCAGAGCAACTTGTGTATCCAGCCGATTATTCACAATGCGAAAGCCAAAAAGTTGTGAATATAAATGGTGTGGGATTAGTGGTTTCTGAGGAGGATAATCAATGTTACTCTATTGTACGTGTATTAAGTACGAATCCGTCTCACTACCTAGAGTTTGAGCCTGGACAGAAAATTACCTTTTAG
- a CDS encoding holin yields the protein MIEITVMIGIVVGLSQIAKTIGLQTKYVPLLNLTLGIVLGVLFLGGDIKTNVFQGIIIGLSASGLFDHTKIMKKDVDAK from the coding sequence ATGATTGAGATTACTGTAATGATTGGAATTGTTGTTGGTCTTTCACAAATCGCTAAAACAATTGGATTACAAACAAAATACGTTCCGTTATTAAATTTAACGCTTGGCATTGTGCTAGGCGTTTTATTTTTGGGCGGAGATATCAAAACAAATGTATTTCAAGGAATCATCATTGGACTGTCAGCAAGTGGATTATTTGACCACACAAAAATTATGAAAAAGGATGTTGATGCTAAATGA
- the dapA gene encoding 4-hydroxy-tetrahydrodipicolinate synthase yields the protein MIDFGTIATAMVTPFDKNDNIDFAKTTKLVNYLIDNGTTAIVVGGTTGESPTLTSEEKVALYRHVVSVVDKRVPVIAGTGSNNTHASVDLTKKATEVGVDAVMLVAPYYNKPSQEGMYQHFKTIAESTPLPVMLYNVPGRSIVQISVDTVVRLSKIENIVAIKDAGGDVLTMTEIIEKTADDFAVYSGDDGLTLPAMVIGAKGIVSVASHVIGNEMQEMIAAFQAGEFKKAQKLHQLLVKVTDALFMAPSPTPVKTALQMVGLDVGSVRLPLLPLTEEERVTLQSVMQSIPR from the coding sequence ATGATAGATTTTGGGACAATTGCAACTGCGATGGTAACACCGTTTGATAAAAACGACAATATCGATTTTGCAAAGACAACGAAATTGGTAAATTATTTAATTGATAACGGTACAACAGCAATCGTGGTAGGAGGAACGACTGGAGAATCTCCTACATTAACATCAGAAGAAAAAGTAGCGTTATATCGCCATGTCGTATCTGTTGTCGATAAAAGGGTGCCCGTAATCGCTGGAACAGGTAGCAATAATACGCATGCTTCTGTTGATTTAACAAAAAAGGCAACTGAAGTTGGTGTTGATGCAGTTATGCTAGTGGCACCGTATTATAACAAACCGAGTCAAGAAGGGATGTACCAGCACTTTAAAACAATCGCTGAAAGCACTCCGCTTCCGGTAATGCTATATAATGTTCCAGGACGATCTATTGTACAAATCTCCGTTGATACAGTTGTTCGTTTATCAAAAATAGAAAACATTGTTGCGATTAAAGATGCAGGCGGCGATGTATTAACAATGACAGAAATCATTGAAAAAACAGCGGACGACTTTGCAGTATACAGCGGTGATGATGGTTTAACATTACCAGCTATGGTAATTGGAGCAAAAGGTATTGTTTCTGTAGCATCTCATGTTATCGGGAATGAAATGCAAGAAATGATTGCTGCATTCCAAGCTGGAGAGTTCAAAAAAGCGCAGAAATTACATCAATTACTAGTAAAAGTAACGGATGCACTATTTATGGCGCCAAGCCCAACACCAGTAAAAACAGCATTACAAATGGTTGGATTAGATGTAGGTTCTGTACGTTTGCCACTTCTTCCATTAACGGAAGAAGAAAGAGTAACGTTACAATCTGTAATGCAATCTATTCCTCGTTAA
- a CDS encoding DUF3994 domain-containing protein, with product MKAKKLIALALPVMLLAGCTLETYGLTQSEYRQVDKEFNADKMVKDMKQLHYSDEQIEAQLRGALASLDSDKEDKKSTSTYETEEETEKDVSKINDDNIDGFVSDSFFMSLTDGEIGISSNSKELVGHWGIYKNNFFSVGLDLKKDGSYMLYESRSKKDHKENYIKGKWTYDSATKKLNLAIDKYVQEGKNQDKDSLNSNIEYTIKSFKNDVFQMEDVKENVLKAKKVK from the coding sequence ATGAAAGCAAAGAAACTAATAGCGTTAGCTTTACCTGTTATGTTATTAGCAGGTTGTACGCTAGAAACATACGGACTTACTCAATCAGAGTATAGACAGGTGGATAAAGAGTTTAATGCAGATAAGATGGTAAAGGATATGAAACAGTTGCATTATAGCGATGAACAGATTGAAGCACAGCTAAGAGGTGCGTTAGCATCTCTAGACTCTGATAAAGAAGATAAAAAGTCTACTTCTACTTATGAGACAGAAGAGGAGACTGAGAAAGATGTATCTAAAATAAATGACGATAATATAGATGGTTTTGTTTCAGACTCATTCTTTATGAGCCTTACAGATGGAGAGATTGGTATATCGTCAAACAGTAAAGAACTAGTAGGTCACTGGGGTATTTATAAGAATAATTTCTTTTCTGTAGGTTTAGACTTGAAAAAAGATGGTTCATACATGTTATATGAGAGTAGAAGTAAAAAGGACCATAAGGAAAACTATATAAAAGGTAAATGGACATATGATTCAGCAACAAAGAAACTTAATCTTGCAATTGATAAGTATGTGCAAGAAGGTAAGAATCAAGATAAGGACAGTCTTAACTCTAACATAGAGTATACTATAAAGTCATTTAAAAATGACGTTTTTCAAATGGAGGATGTAAAAGAAAACGTATTAAAAGCTAAGAAAGTGAAGTAG
- the asd gene encoding aspartate-semialdehyde dehydrogenase — protein sequence MEKQKTFHVAVVGATGAVGEQMLNTLEKREFPIGKLTLLSSKRSAGKKLVFKGEEFTVQEATPESFEGVDIALFSAGGSVSKQLAPEAAKRGAIVVDNTSAFRMTENVPLVVPEVNENDLKEHNGIIANPNCSTIQMVVALEPVRQQYGLKRVIVSTYQAVSGAGAAAIEELHEQSQAILNGEEVKANVLPVSGDEKHFQIAFNAIPQIDKFQDNGFTFEEMKMINETKKIMHMPELEVAATCVRLPVVSGHSESVYIEVDKEGVTVEEMKNLLANAEGIVLQDNPAEQLYPMPATAVGKNEVFVGRIRKDLNNDKGFHLWVVSDNLLKGAAWNSVQIAERLVKLQLV from the coding sequence ATGGAAAAGCAAAAAACTTTTCATGTCGCTGTAGTTGGAGCAACCGGCGCAGTTGGTGAACAAATGTTAAATACTTTAGAGAAACGAGAATTTCCAATTGGGAAGTTAACGTTACTTTCATCTAAACGATCTGCAGGTAAGAAACTTGTATTTAAAGGCGAAGAATTTACAGTTCAAGAGGCAACTCCTGAAAGTTTTGAAGGAGTAGATATTGCACTATTTAGTGCTGGTGGATCTGTATCGAAACAATTAGCGCCTGAAGCAGCAAAGCGCGGTGCAATTGTTGTTGATAATACAAGTGCATTCCGTATGACAGAAAACGTGCCACTTGTTGTACCTGAAGTAAATGAAAATGATTTAAAAGAACATAATGGTATTATTGCAAATCCAAACTGTTCTACAATTCAAATGGTAGTAGCTCTTGAGCCAGTTCGCCAGCAATATGGTTTAAAACGAGTAATCGTTTCCACATACCAAGCTGTATCAGGTGCTGGTGCGGCAGCTATTGAAGAACTTCATGAACAATCACAAGCAATCTTAAATGGTGAAGAAGTAAAGGCGAATGTTTTACCTGTATCAGGTGACGAAAAGCATTTCCAAATTGCTTTTAATGCTATTCCACAGATTGATAAATTCCAAGATAATGGATTTACATTTGAAGAAATGAAAATGATTAATGAAACGAAAAAAATTATGCATATGCCTGAATTAGAAGTAGCTGCGACATGTGTACGTTTACCAGTTGTATCGGGTCATTCTGAGTCTGTGTATATTGAAGTAGATAAAGAAGGCGTAACAGTAGAAGAAATGAAAAACTTACTTGCAAATGCAGAAGGTATTGTACTGCAAGATAATCCAGCAGAGCAGTTATATCCAATGCCAGCTACTGCAGTAGGTAAAAACGAAGTATTCGTTGGAAGAATCCGTAAAGATTTAAATAATGATAAAGGATTCCATCTTTGGGTCGTATCTGATAACTTATTAAAAGGCGCTGCATGGAATTCTGTTCAAATTGCAGAGCGCTTAGTAAAATTACAATTAGTGTAA